A section of the Malus sylvestris chromosome 17, drMalSylv7.2, whole genome shotgun sequence genome encodes:
- the LOC126610892 gene encoding acetyl-CoA acetyltransferase, cytosolic 1-like: MAPVAAEACSDSIKPRDVYIVGVARTPMGGFLGALSSVPATKLGSIAIGAALKRANVDPALVEEVFFGNVLSANLGQAPARQAALGAGLPNSVICTTVNKVCASGLKATMLAAQSIQLGINDVVVAGGMESMSNVPKYFAEARKGSRLGHDSLVDGMLKDGLWDVYNDYGMGVCAELCAEQHSVTREEQDNFAVQSFERGIAAQGCDAFSWEIVPVEVSGGRGRPSTIVDKDEGLGKFDAAKLRKLRPSFKESGGSVTAGNASSISDGAAALVLASGEKVLKLGLQVIAKISGFADAAQAPELFTTAPALAIPKAISNAGLEASQIDFYEINEAFAVVALANQKLLGLNPEKVNVHGGAVALGHPLGCSGARILVTLLGVLKQKNGKYGAAGICNGGGGASALVLELL, from the exons ATGGCTCCAGTTGCAGCAGAAGCATGTTCTGATTCAATCAAGCCGAGAG ATGTTTACATTGTTGGTGTTGCAAGAACACCAATGGGTGGTTTTCTGGGTGCACTTTCATCTGTACCTGCCACCAAGCTTGGGTCTATAGCTATTGGGG CTGCTCTCAAGAGGGCAAATGTTGATCCAGCACTTGTAGAAGAAGTTTTCTTCGGCAATGTTCTCAGTGCAAACTTGGGGCAGGCCCCTGCTAGACAAGCTGCACTAGGTGCAGGACTCCCTAATTCAGTGATCTGTACCACTGTTAACAAAGTCTGCGCATCAGGGTTGAAAG CTACTATGCTCGCAGCACAGAGCATTCAGTTGGGTATCAATGACGTTGTTGTGGCTGGTGGCATGGAAAGCATGTCTAATGTGCCCAAGTATTTTGCCGAAGCAAG GAAGGGTTCTCGACTTGGACATGATTCTCTTGTTGATGGAATGCTGAAGGACGGTTTGTGGGATGTCTACAATGATTATGGCATGGGAGTGTGCGCTGAATTATGTGCTGAGCAGCATTCAGTGACAAGGGAGGAGCAG GATAACTTTGCTGTTCAGAGCTTCGAGCGTGGTATTGCTGCCCAAGGCTGTGATGCCTTTTCATGGGAAATTGTTCCGGTTGAAGTTTCTGGAGGAAGGGGAAGGCCATCAACAATTGTTGATAAGGATGAAGGTCTAGGCAAG TTTGACGCTGCCAAATTGCGGAAGCTCCGACCAAGTTTTAAGGAGAGTGGAGGTTCTGTTACTGCCGGAAATGCTTCTAGTATCAG TGATGGTGCTGCAGCATTAGTTTTAGCAAGTGGAGAAAAGGTATTAAAGCTTGGGCTACAAGTGATTGCAAAGATCAGTGGATTCGCCGATGCTGCTCAG GCACCAGAACTATTTACAACAGCTCCGGCTCTTGCGATTCCAAAAGCTATTTCAAATGCTGGGTTGGAAGCTTCTCAAATTGACTTCTATGAAATTAATGAAGCGTTTGCT GTTGTGGCTCTTGCAAATCAGAAACTTCTTGGACTTAACCCA GAAAAAGTTAATGTGCATGGTGGAGCTGTAGCATTGGGACATCCTCTTGGTTGCAGTGGAGCTCGTATCTTGGTCACCCTTTTAGGG GTACTGAAGCAGAAGAACGGGAAATACGGTGCTGCTGGTATTTGCAACGGTGGAGGAGGTGCATCTGCCCTTGTTTTGGAGCTTTTGTAA